The genomic stretch CTCGAGATCGTCCTCGCGCGGCTCCTGCGCGCTGGCGTGAACGCCGCGGTGGTCAACGTGCACCACCTGCCGGAGCGGATCGCGGCTTGGCTGGCGGCTGCGCGGCTCACCCTGCCCGTAGCGCTCTCGCGCGAGAACGAGCTGCTCGACACGGGCGGCGGGCTGAGGCACGCCGCGCCCCTGCTCGCGGGGCCCGAGCCCTTCTTCGTGCACAACGTCGATGTGCTCAGTGCGATCGACCTCGGCGCGCTGATGGGCCAGCAGCGCGCGAGCGACGCTCTGGCCACGCTCGCCGTGCAGCCGCGCACGCGGGGCCGCGGCCTGCTCTTCGACGGTGAGGGCCGCCTGGTCGGCTGGGAGGAAGCGCCGGGCGGCCGGCGCATGTGGGCCGCGCGGCCCGTGCCCGGCGCCGAGCGCCTGGCCTTCTGCGGCATCCACGCGGCCAGTCCCGCGCTGCTCGCGCGCCTCGTCGAGACGGGCGCCTTCCCGATCGTGAGCGCCTACCTGCGCCTCGCGGGCGAGGGCGCCGACATCCGCGCCTTTCGCGCCGACGGCGTCTTCTGGGCGGATATCGGCACCCCGGAGAAGCTCGCGGCCGCGCGCAAGCTGGCCGCGGAGGACCGGCTGCCGGA from bacterium encodes the following:
- a CDS encoding nucleotidyltransferase family protein encodes the protein MKAMVFAAGRGTRLAPLTDALPKALIEVGGRTLLEIVLARLLRAGVNAAVVNVHHLPERIAAWLAAARLTLPVALSRENELLDTGGGLRHAAPLLAGPEPFFVHNVDVLSAIDLGALMGQQRASDALATLAVQPRTRGRGLLFDGEGRLVGWEEAPGGRRMWAARPVPGAERLAFCGIHAASPALLARLVETGAFPIVSAYLRLAGEGADIRAFRADGVFWADIGTPEKLAAARKLAAEDRLPD